Below is a window of Uloborus diversus isolate 005 chromosome 3, Udiv.v.3.1, whole genome shotgun sequence DNA.
TTTTGCAGGAGTCGCAGGCGAGTTAGACTCatggtacttgcttgcaagtcgGTTTAACTTTTGGCAGTGGTTGCAGACCCGACCGCCGGAAATGGAATGAAACAATGACCACCTTCTGAGCATGCGCAGAGCAGAAATTACTGTCTTGGGGTCGGGACTGTTTTATGCACCCGACCAAGGGGGCGTTACGATGGGCGGGATCTAATTTCAACAGCCGaccaatgacattctaagcggtcggatgaattatgtatggccgactacgcaaattaaaatatatacatcGAGCGAAATGATAGTTCTGGAAATAATATAGATATTAAAACGGCATACAAGATCTGTAATTATGCTTTAATGATAATTCAATTATTCGCTGCGATATATCGACCATCTCCGACCCATGCCCTCGGGTGCCACTGCTTTGGGTCGGACATGATTTAAATAGACCTTATGAAATTCTATGGAGGTTGGATGTATAATATGAGACTTAATATGAATTTCCAGTGAAATACTATGTTTagcgataatttaataagaatttagGTAGATTTACGGCAACTAACCGACGTCACCGCCGGTCGTATAATGTGGCAGGAATTCTTCTCCGAACTCGGACTCATGCCCTCGAGAGCGAAATTCTAGAGAGGTTGGAAATGGTATTTTAGGTTGGGACAAGCATTGCAACACGATTTGGACAGCGCTTTCTAGCTGCTTCCAAACTTCTGCAATTAGCGATGAAAAAATccaaataacttttcattttgaactcttttaaacagtttttgaatTCAATGTATAATTTGAAACTCGCACCGCGTTCCATGACGGTAGCCATTTTTACATGAACCAAGCACGCAGGCACGATGGTCAAAAGTGGTtgtgttgggctaaatgcctttatttttgtttcttgaaggatttcatcAATAttgttaaagagaaaaaaaaagatttgtaacttaccttttgccattccggaaaaaccttgcacggggaatcccatccacctgccaccgacactcaaatgtttaagtttgaatcggaagtgatCAGGAAAATTagtggcacgctatgattggttgccgcCATTCGGCAGAAGTCTGCAAACTTCCGACAGAGCACATGTTAATTACGTAAGATAACCTGTTGAGGTGTTAGGTGCCGAATATTGAATAAGATAAGGATTGagcaacctgcaagctgtgtgTTTCCGGAGTTGAGCTGCTCTTGCAAGATGCAAATGAGGTAACGTCACATTACTACGAGCACAGTCGGATCTGGCAATAAATATGCGGACCGATCGTAACTTGCTCTCTCACTCATCCTCTCGCTTGTGCTGTTTGGTGTTTGTGTTCGTCTATATGTTTTGATAACGTTTTGGCTGCCGGCCTCTCTGGTGAGGTCGGGTATTTGGATTGCTTCCTCGTTGATGCCCCCACTTTGGAAGCACGTGCTGTGGTGATGTTCATCACAATGAAAAGTTATTGTTCAAGTTAAGCCAGTTGTTTAGTCTTCAGTGCTACGGGAAGGAGCAAGTCCATCTGTATGGCTTACCTGGATGTGGTGAATTGGTGTCCGAGGCATGAACTGATTACCGAGCGATTATGACGAATTGCGGTGTTGTCCTTCTGCCTATGCGGAATTCACGGTAATAAGCCGATAGAACTTTTACATCCTGCGTGTTCATCTTGATTCAACTTGGACTTACTGTAAGACTTTTTTTGACTTAGCATACCTAACATTTTTGAGGACTAAACTATTGTGTTGTAACTGTTTTTACTAATGcatgtttaaataaatgttttccaatgttaaaatgattcatgttttattttcttcaggCAGACCACTTCCTCAAAACTCAGTTGGTAATAAGTTGCCTAATTCTCAGCTTAGCTATAGGCTACTAACTCAATAAGATCTAAATATATCCAACAGGTTGGAACCGCCGCGCCGCGCGAAGCAAGGGAGGCGTGTCAATTCGTTGAAAAGGTCAGATTTGCGCATGCGCAAGTTTCTAGGTCGGCTGCCGAATCCAGCTCCAATGGTCGGTGCTGCAACCACTGCGTCAACTTTTTGCAATGCTTACAGTAATACTTTTagagctttcttggaaaagtagaAAGGTGTCAAGTTTTGTATTCTGTCTTTTGTATTCAACTTACATAAGTTTACTCTGAAGGTCCAGCGACACGACTGACTTTCAGCCAGAtgattactgaattcttcaaaaagattccaggaAAAGTTcgggaaggttaatgaattttagtgatgaattGTCTtcaccatgggtgcaagtttgctGATGTgctcaagacggaaaatattttacaaaattgagaTTTCTAATGCTAACGAGATCAATCTCAAAGTAgctttttctttgtatttgacattttttaatttctatgttttcaacttttttttcttttatgtgtttttcttttattaatttacaacCATTATGCATAAATGTTGATGCTATGCAATGTGTTCGCAGCAACAGAGCtacctaaaaaaagacaaaaggaGCATGTCTAAAAGCCAGGCCTCTAGCAGTATGtagcaaacaaaacaagcccatagCGAAAAACTGAGAGAATGTTGATGTAAATTTGAGGTTTTAGAACGGTATGATAAATAAAGAATACTTTTCAAATgcccaatttttcttctttttttccaaagtaAAACCTGAAGGAAAATTGTTGAATTTGTTTCCGTTCCGCCCTCCATCTCGGAAATGTCATAAAGAcagaaatccgtcctgagacgggtCTTGTAGGGGTGCAACCAGAGAGGGGACACCCAGggcccatgcccccccccccccccagaaagctaatttgaacaattttcaaaaatactctcttttttttaatttgaacgaaGATGAACGCGCTTTGAGAAAACGAAGTGGTTCCAAAGTAAGCAGGGATGACGAGAGGTCATTTAAAACTTCCCCCTCTCTCCTTTcaggcatttattttttctgtagttaggaACTAATTGTTCATAACACTGCCTATTTCTTCTGCTACGGCGGAGCGATCGATTTCAACATAGCGCCGTCTCAAGTcctatttaagaagcacaatgATGCAAGAATGCTTAAATGGATTAGCACAGCTTTGTATCAACAAAGATATTGTTGTACAACCAGATGAAGTTATTGAAGAACTAACCAAGAAACAATGATGGTTGAACTTTGTATTATAGAcaataagacaattttataagtgtacatatgcaatgtggatatttaggactcatcaagtgtaatttattgattattttgttgtatttttaagtgattctttaatggCTATGAGCTAGGGAGAACTTTTGAGCAACAGTAGATCTAATAattgaattttcacaaaaaatgggaATTTAGACCCCACGATTTGTCTTGATTCAAATTCTTGGTCAGTGTCTACAGCCCAATAACACGCTGTTCACggcccattccttttttttttttttttgcaagatatgttactggcagaaatttggCATATTCACTGTTCATTAgttttcaggacgtttcttaattgtttttacagtgttagaGACCCTTGAGTAAAAAAATGCACccacttttttgaaaagtagggggggggggggccaagTTTTATGAGGTTCCAGTAAAACCCCTGGGTATGGTCAACTTgttggggaaaaataaaataacatgcaattctgagtttcaaaaaattaaaatttcttgagATGGGTACTTAACTGCAATGTCATTCCAAGTTTTACATTTGCTTCAGCTTGAGCTTTGCTGGCACCTCCTCGTTTTGCAGCTGCAGAAGTAGCAGCAAATTCTTGCTGCAGAGCTCTCGCAAATGCTCGAGCAAATACTTGACTTCCAAGAACAATTACTTGGGCAATGTATTTTgcctgaaaaatataaataagcaagctcaacagaataaaaaaaaattattttaattaaataaacagcaaattaaaataataaatgataaaaCAATCTAATTATTAGCAAAAgtagaaagaaaaagatttttttagaaataattttattcattttaaagatAGATGATAAAACTGATCATCGATAACACATGAAACAccctgaaaaagtttcattgttttttgtttcaataacaTCTGCAGCTTCAcatactttaaatttcttttgctcACTTCAAAATCAAAAGATGGGAGTTTTTATACTACAACATTTGACATTGATTAAACCACCAAAAGAGTAACTCTTCTATATTGActaattttatgttttgcatttgaaatgtttttggaGTTCTAGATCCATTTTGACAATGACTTTTCAGTAGGGTGGGTCGAGAAAAATTAGAATTGTGATTTAGAATACCCATCAAAAGCTGCGCATTTGTAAGTACAATACACATATAAAATATGTATCAAGTTTTGAAAACTCCTTGAGGCCTCTactaaggcttgaatttctccaaactAGGAAGAAATCCTGCGCACCATGCTAAATTAACGAATGtaaaaattggcacttttcaggagagccaaaacaatattttttttcccacatgactcgtttagttattttcaatgttttaatttttatagattaCTTTAAAGGTAAAACTATCATTTGAAGTAGCTATAACTAGAAGGTAGATCTTTTTGAGTATTAGAGTAggccattgaatttgaaaaatgcgattCCCGAtatttcacattcgttagtttcgCATGGTGCGGacaaaatggtcaattttcaaaaactgttatgaaaatacaaatgtttaaaatttttgttttaataccattctaatatttgtttttaacgatcttttctgaaatttatattgTTTAGTTCACACCTATAAgataaattttagcaaaattagcaaaaaaaaattcttttttagctTTTTTCACACTGCAATATTTCTGCACttctggggggaagggggggcacTCATGACGCTCCTTAGGAACTAATGTTCCAAAGAAATTGCCTGAGACCCCCATTTCTGtccaaaatttaaacttttgactccctccaaaaccagaagctggatttgCCACTGGGTTCAACTCAACACTCCAAATAGCAGAAACTTTCCAACCAGTATGCGACACTATTTtaggcagttgaaaataatctgcagcattattattagttttattttaagttttcataaaatagaCAAGTCCCTTGTAGAAGtcaagactcagaaattttccaatCCTAAAAACTTAGCGGCCACCACTGTCACCGagttaaaagtataaaaaaagggggggggggggagggctttcactcctttcttaaaaataaatagaactttgCACACTATGAGAAACACTTATTCAatacataattatttaaatatggaaaatttaagttaaaataggttttagaattttttttttaatggataaataaattagtaaatgagaacTTGGCAGGACACTGCATTGCATGTTTAAATTTATAGCAAAGCTTCCAAAGCAATGGGGATGAAATGCAATTGTACAGAAAATCAttcacatttttcatgaaaataatttgcgAAAAAACATGGATGTTGtatattttatgttatcttcaatagtttgtaacGAGCCAAACATCCAATTCCGTTTTTAgaaactaaagcaagtatagtcTCATCTGTTTCCATCTTGCAACTGACCAAACATAGCGTCTCTGCGAATAAttcataattataaataaatttttgaatgttacACCAAAGTAGCAATacattcaaaatccttaaaaaactacagtttagatgaaatagtcagtttttagcacattagatTCTAAAGCAGTGAAGATAAGATAATgttctaaagataaaattttgcatttttcaagacaataattaagaattattcgAAAACAATGgcacattttttataattttcatcagtTTGCATTGCAATGAACTATCCAATTCAgtttatgaaaacgtaggcacttaaaGAGTTTTGCATACCAACAtattgggaatgaccaaacatggccactaaagaaaaaaattaagatataaatttctgagtttgtagcaaaaatagcttaaaaataaaatcctcatgagGCTAtacttcagttgaaaagttttttgcgtccaaagcaatgaggaaaaggtgaaattttaaatataacatttttcatttctcaagaaaattaccgtaaactggggctacttgaacccatgagaaaaaaagtgtttaaaatccgtcctggtcctataaaactcaatgtatagactcaAAAAACCTTCTCCATGACATGTAGCAGTACTAGACTGAGGCTGGAACattaaacaaagtttctgctattcccgtctttttctgattgaggcTATGATTGAAAGTTGTCTAAACAGTAGTTTTTAGTGTCTGAAAACTTTAAATAGTAAGTTCAAgcaaacatctgatatcatcaatgtaaagatagttttatgtttccattttatttcttaataaaataacagtgttttaaggttatagctatataattaacacagtaactaatataagttagtaaaagtgcactggtagCCTTAAAATGGGGCAatttgaacccagcgttcaagcagtcccaaaccacatttcatcactaaattatgttaagtaaggttcgtaatcttttaaaaataaagaggttagctaCAATTTATACCCAATAACTTGCAGATCTGgtgataaaaagggtccgaaagtaaaagagaaccctttgaagtaggaaatatgtggattattaagaggaaaaattgcaattgtgtccagattcaatttATTCcagagaaatgtcttagagagtggcatcagcccattttgatctaagtatatcaactctgaaaaggaaattaaaagatcattcacAAAACatgcctgggcatcctgtagtatttgtaGCGaagaagagcaggtattaaataatatcagacaaaataaaagtttgcattCTTTCTAAAGTTTAAGTAATGACAGTAATGAGCATTTTAATTGGCTTTAGCTGTAGTCAGATTacatttctatttgagaaattatgtttaacctaaaaatatgcttttatgaaTGAACGTTGAtttcatattaatttatataaataattttcaatttatataaatagtttgctcactagaatgtatttttgagttttctttcaaaatcattggtccttcttgataccaccacctgttttagttttttcgctgagtgggaccaagtagccccagcgcggaGCTACTTgaagtcaatttttaaaaatagaaaaaatatataaagagttgaaattgtagtttaaaaaaggCTTCAGGTGGTAGCAGAGCGTCTGagaagtggtaaaaacaaggttatcagtgcaTATTATGGTTTAATCAAAAAATCAGTGTAactcacaaaaaatatgaaatttcgggtccaagttgCCCCAGTTTatggtacttaaaaaaaatgattttctgcacattttaagttattttcattcgTATGCAGTTCAatgaaacatccaattctgctttgtttttgaaaactttggcaCTTAAGCATCTTGACTACTTCAATCTTGTGAATGGCGAAatatggcgactacgtttcaagCTGAAATAATTCTGAAGCATCCAACACTTTTTTGGTCACAAAACGATCTTTgccacaagttttttttttcttttattaattttttttctttctttctttttgtttggtaaaattatctgcaggcccCAGAAAAATCTGCGACACACGTCTcacgtctcgcagtttctgctaccggttCAACACTAAACAGCTCATCAGTGGCTTATGAAAAGAATGAATCTGCAATTTGTTTacacaagaaattaattttacaaaagctTTCATAGTATAGAGACTTGGgaaatttttctgttaaaaaactaTCCAGAAACCCACATCATCAAGatataatcaaaattttcaaaatttatgttttataattgtttttagttgTCAAGTTAAATTAACTTGAACTGAATTTAAATCTCTTCTTATATAGAATACACTTTGGACAGTTAAGGAAAGCCTACAATAATACCAGGGTGGTTTTTCCTTTCTTAAATTAATAAGTGAACTATCATCATCAATTCAATCAGCTCAGGCCCAAATCTATAAATCTtgcccccccctcctcctccctgCAATAAAATCTATAGAGCCCTTTTCCTGAAGCCAGTGTTATTACTCAAATAAAACTTCGTAAATCCCGGGTATACAATTTATTGTAGACGACATGACATACACAGGATATAATTCTTAAACATATTGAGCAACTTAAAACGTATAATAATCGTATATAATTAGCTTAGAACCGTAGGACGTATAATAATGACAATTCAAAAGAAAGTAATTCTAAACATTTTCCGTTGCCAGGTTCACTAAACATAACTATAGTAAAAACAGTGTTGCCAAATTATCAAACGAGTTTCAACATACTCCCACCTTTTGTATTGCAAATAAAGCTGGTCGCAATACaaaactacaataaaataaaatacataataaataatttcaaattataacAAAATGAAAGACAATGATGAATAATGCAAATAATAGTtaacacaattttaaagtcacagtacgaaaaaaaactaattgatgTCTACAAGTCCAAACGTTGTGGAGGGAATATTCGTCGACCACTGCGGGTTTGTTTCACTGGTTGAGGTACCTCGGTCATGGGAATGAAAATCTCAGCGTTAGGATTGAGGGTTTTTGGAATAGAAGCTGCTGTGGACTCCAAGTACCCTGAATCGATATTAGCTGCTACCTCCTTCCCATTTGCTGCTAGGTCTGATGGCAAATCACTGATTGACATTTCGAGAGGATACAGCCTCTGCAAAGGTCTAAGGAGGTAGCCATTAGCAACTCGTAGTTTGGCAATTCTTTGGATACCATCCCTGCCAGGGTACAGTTCAACAACACGACCTAATGGCCAGTTCAATCTCTTAGTGTCCTCACATCCTATGAGAACTATTTCTCCCACCGAAATTTCCTGCTGTTTTGATCTAGATTTTGGATTACGTACAAGTTCACCTAAATATTCCTTCTGGAAGCGTTTTCGAAAATTATCGCGCAAACTTTGTACATAACGCACTCTTTTTAATAAATGCTGGGAGTCAAGGATGTCCAAGTCATGTGTTTCTGATCCTC
It encodes the following:
- the LOC129218708 gene encoding mitochondrial import inner membrane translocase subunit tim16-like isoform X2; the encoded protein is MAKYIAQVIVLGSQVFARAFARALQQEFAATSAAAKRGGASKAQAEANVKLGMTLQEAKDILNIRDLDVEKINKSFEHLFKVNDKSKGGSLYLQSKINLLSLL